In Halopseudomonas xinjiangensis, a single genomic region encodes these proteins:
- a CDS encoding endonuclease/exonuclease/phosphatase family protein: MAPACLRTNPHWVSSEQTLPNVLRLLSFNIQVGINTQRYHHYLTRSWQHFLPHARRQATLGQIARMLNDFDLVALQEVDGGSIRSGYVNQVEHLAKEGQFPYWYQQLNRNLGRFAQHSNGLLSRFAPELVEDHKLPGMLPGRGAILTSFGQGQDSLLVVMMHLALSLRTRNNQLAYIRERVADHQHVVLMGDMNTHAEDLLDHSPLRGSGLHTASLPGSYPSWKPARMIDHILISPSLSIEQVEVLPQAISDHLPVAMHIRLPDQMCKPREPNR, translated from the coding sequence ATGGCGCCAGCCTGTCTGCGCACCAATCCGCACTGGGTTTCATCCGAGCAGACGCTGCCGAACGTGCTGCGTCTGCTCAGCTTCAATATTCAGGTGGGTATCAATACCCAGCGCTATCACCACTATCTCACTCGCAGCTGGCAACACTTTCTACCACATGCACGCCGCCAGGCCACGCTCGGCCAGATCGCTCGCATGCTCAATGACTTCGATCTGGTTGCTCTGCAGGAAGTCGACGGCGGCAGCATACGCTCCGGTTATGTCAATCAGGTGGAACACCTGGCCAAGGAAGGGCAGTTTCCGTACTGGTATCAGCAGCTCAACCGTAACCTGGGGCGATTCGCTCAGCATTCGAACGGCCTGCTCAGCCGCTTCGCTCCGGAATTGGTAGAAGACCACAAGCTGCCGGGCATGCTGCCCGGACGCGGCGCAATTCTGACCAGTTTCGGTCAGGGTCAGGATTCGCTGCTGGTGGTGATGATGCACCTCGCGCTCAGCCTGCGTACACGAAACAATCAGCTGGCCTATATCCGTGAACGCGTGGCCGATCACCAGCATGTGGTGTTGATGGGCGACATGAACACTCACGCCGAGGATCTGCTGGATCACTCGCCGCTGCGCGGGAGCGGTCTGCATACCGCGTCCCTACCGGGAAGCTACCCGAGCTGGAAGCCGGCGCGGATGATCGACCACATCCTGATCAGCCCGAGCCTGTCGATCGAACAGGTGGAAGTATTACCGCAGGCGATTTCAGACCATTTGCCGGTAGCCATGCACATCCGACTACCCGACCAGATGTGCAAGCCGCGCGAGCCGAACCGCTAG
- a CDS encoding thiol:disulfide interchange protein DsbA/DsbL has translation MRALISIALVWLFGSLALAHAQEAAPYEAGVHYVELTAPAPTQNADKIEVAELFWYGCGHCFSLEPIIGEWKKTLPEDAYFRPVPAFFGGVWNTHGQLYYTLESLDKLDETHQAVFQAIHNEKKRLATQDEIIEFLEPHGIGEKEFKRAWSSMGVRGKMAQAERLSKAYRATGVPTLIVNGKYRIEAAMAGGFEDMLKVAEYLVERERQSN, from the coding sequence ATGCGCGCGTTGATTTCAATCGCCCTGGTCTGGCTGTTCGGTAGTCTGGCTCTGGCCCATGCTCAGGAAGCAGCACCCTACGAGGCTGGCGTCCATTACGTGGAGTTGACCGCTCCGGCTCCCACCCAGAACGCGGACAAGATCGAAGTGGCTGAGCTGTTCTGGTACGGCTGCGGTCATTGCTTCTCACTCGAGCCGATCATCGGCGAGTGGAAGAAGACCCTTCCCGAAGATGCCTACTTCCGTCCGGTACCCGCTTTCTTCGGCGGCGTCTGGAACACCCACGGTCAGCTCTACTACACTCTGGAAAGCCTGGATAAGCTGGACGAGACGCATCAGGCCGTATTCCAGGCGATTCATAACGAGAAAAAACGTCTGGCCACTCAGGACGAAATCATCGAATTTCTCGAGCCTCACGGCATCGGCGAGAAGGAATTCAAGCGCGCCTGGTCATCCATGGGCGTGCGCGGCAAGATGGCCCAGGCCGAACGGCTGTCCAAGGCCTACCGTGCCACCGGCGTACCCACGCTGATAGTGAACGGAAAATATCGCATCGAAGCCGCCATGGCCGGCGGCTTTGAAGACATGCTCAAGGTTGCCGAGTACCTGGTGGAGCGGGAACGGCAATCCAACTGA
- a CDS encoding c-type cytochrome produces the protein MNKLLVSLVLSLGVAGSAYAQAPVEGNAEAGAGKVAMCGACHGADGNSTSGNFPKLAGQGDRYLFKQLADIKEGRRVVVEMTGMLDPFNEQDLADIAAYFSENTMSGGVADPELAETGEKLYRGGRLSTGLPACTGCHSPTGKGNEPAGFPHLAGQHAAYTVKQLTAFREGERTNDGDTRIMQMVAEKLSNRDIEAVANYIQGLR, from the coding sequence ATGAATAAATTACTCGTGAGTCTGGTGTTATCCCTCGGTGTGGCCGGTTCGGCCTATGCACAGGCCCCGGTCGAAGGAAACGCTGAAGCCGGCGCTGGCAAGGTAGCCATGTGCGGTGCCTGCCATGGCGCCGATGGCAACAGCACCTCCGGCAACTTTCCGAAACTCGCGGGCCAGGGCGACCGCTATCTGTTCAAGCAGCTGGCCGACATCAAGGAAGGCCGTCGCGTCGTGGTTGAGATGACCGGCATGCTGGACCCTTTCAACGAGCAGGATCTGGCCGACATAGCAGCCTATTTCTCCGAAAATACCATGTCTGGCGGGGTCGCCGATCCTGAACTGGCGGAAACGGGGGAGAAGCTCTACCGCGGCGGACGCCTGTCGACCGGCCTGCCGGCCTGTACCGGCTGCCATTCGCCAACCGGCAAGGGTAACGAGCCAGCGGGCTTCCCGCATCTGGCGGGCCAGCATGCTGCGTACACCGTCAAGCAGTTGACCGCTTTCCGCGAAGGCGAGCGCACCAACGATGGTGATACCCGCATCATGCAGATGGTTGCCGAGAAGCTGAGCAACCGTGACATCGAAGCTGTGGCCAATTACATTCAGGGCCTGCGCTGA